A single window of Drosophila suzukii chromosome 3, CBGP_Dsuzu_IsoJpt1.0, whole genome shotgun sequence DNA harbors:
- the LOC108012151 gene encoding uncharacterized protein, whose amino-acid sequence MLVHLLTLGCLVAQFVLGISGEFEAVNCSHPLAKLTACGRFSPNGCCAKGCVRNLRGRCVQEQCTASWTAWLRRPVTMSCYFHWFLLIFAAIITAIMMGLVVCNVGFEVRRYLRQRRVERFRRFRDLSGVSIGSTQC is encoded by the coding sequence ATGTTGGTCCATCTGCTGACCCTGGGCTGCCTGGTGGCCCAGTTCGTCCTGGGGATTTCGGGGGAGTTCGAGGCGGTGAACTGCTCGCACCCCCTCGCCAAGCTCACGGCCTGCGGCAGGTTCAGCCCCAACGGGTGCTGTGCCAAGGGGTGTGTGAGGAACCTCCGCGGACGCTGTGTCCAGGAGCAGTGCACCGCATCCTGGACCGCCTGGCTGCGCAGGCCGGTGACCATGAGCTGCTACTTCCACTGGTTCCTGCTGATCTTCGCCGCGATCATCACCGCCATCATGATGGGCCTGGTGGTGTGCAACGTGGGCTTCGAGGTGCGGCGCTACCTCCGCCAGCGGAGGGTCGAGCGGTTCAGGCGCTTCAGGGACCTGAGCGGGGTCTCCATCGGATCCACTCAGTGCTAG
- the LOC108012153 gene encoding uncharacterized protein: MEHIFALKLLLVLLFGESLAFQGPTSEKSSTPLEALSTKVLILSSVVVLTCVWLGCSYFMANRHQKAVEYLQQQLDELWLLQAKPSVWPHAPFIPSPREQNPPEYIPPKDPQEQEQEAIEAQEKAITARVFLEARNSEKE, from the coding sequence ATGGAACACATATTCGCTTTGAAATTACTGCTGGTCTTGCTGTTTGGGGAATCACTGGCATTCCAGGGGCCAACCTCCGAAAAATCCTCCACCCCACTGGAAGCCCTTTCCACCAAGGTGCTGATCCTCTCCAGCGTGGTGGTGCTCACCTGTGTTTGGCTGGGATGCTCCTACTTCATGGCCAATCGCCATCAGAAGGCGGTTGAGTACCTCCAACAACAGCTCGACGAACTCTGGCTGCTTCAGGCGAAGCCCTCCGTCTGGCCACATGCCCCCTTCATCCCGAGTCCCCGGGAGCAGAATCCGCCGGAGTACATTCCGCCGAAGGATCCGCAGGAGCAGGAACAGGAGGCCATTGAGGCCCAGGAGAAGGCCATAACAGCTAGGGTCTTCTTGGAGGCCAGAAACAGCGAAAAAGAGTGA